The Xanthomonas sp. DAR 80977 nucleotide sequence AAAGCCGGGCAGCGACAAGAAGGCCGGCACCGCCGGCTGGTACAACTCCGCTGCCTTTGACAAATTCGCCAAGGCGCAGGGCCTGTACAGCAAGTCGATCAACGGCGACGCGTTCTCCGACGCCGCGCGCGCGCAGGTGATCGAACTGGTCAAGACCGAGATGGGCGGCCAGGTCGACCTGGTGGTGTATTCGCTGGCCTCGCCGGTGCGCAAGCTGCCCGATACCGGCGAAGTGAAGCGCTCGGCGCTCAAGCCGATCGGCCAGACCTACACCGCCACCGCGATCGACACCAACAAGGACACGATCATCGAGGCCTCGATCGAGCCGGCCACCGAGCAGGAGATCGCAGACACCGTCACCGTGATGGGCGGCCAGGACTGGGAACTGTGGATCGACGCGCTGGAAGGCGCCGGCGTGCTCGCCCCGGGCGCGCGCACCGTGGCCTTCAGCTACATCGGCACCGAGATCACCTGGCCGATCTACTGGCATGGCGCGCTGGGCAAGGCCAAGGTGGACCTGGACCAGACCGCGCAGCGCCTGGACGCGCGCCTGCAGCGCAACGGCGGCACCGCCAACGTGGCGGTGCTCAAGTCGGTGGTGACCCAGGCCAGCGCGGCGATCCCGGTGATGCCGCTGTACATCTCCATGGTCTACAAGATCATGAAGGAAAAGGGCCTGCACGAAGGCACCATCGACCAGCTCGACCGCCTGTACCGCGAGCGCCTGTACCGCGAGGACGGCCAGCCGGCGGCCACCGACGAGCAGAACCGGCTGCGCCTGGACGACTGGGAACTGCGCGACGACGTGCAGGACGCCTGCAAGGCGCTGTGGCCGCAGGTCACCACCGAGAACCTGTTCCAGCTCACCGACTACGCCGGCTACAAGCACGAGTTCCTCAAGCTGTTCGGCTTCGAGCGCAAGGACGTGGACTACGACGCCGACGTGGATCCGGACGTGCGGTTCGATTGCATCGAGCTGTAGAGAGCCGGGATTCGGGATGGCGGGATTGGGGATGCGGCCAGCAGCGATGCCGGCCGTTTTTCTGTGAGTGCCTGTCGCGGCTGAAGCCGCTCCTACACAAGCGTGCATCTCCCCTGTAGAGCGGCGTCAGCCGCACGGCCGGCACCGATCTTCGGCCGCCGCGCTCAGCGGAAAACAGCGATGTCGATCGCGTCCGCCATGGCCGCATAGCCGGCATCGTTGGGGTGGAGCCGGTCGCGCGAGGCGAAGCGGGCTTGAAGCTGGAGCGGATGCTCGGCATCGCGCAGGACCGCATCGAAATCGATCACTGCATCGAACGCGCCGCTGTTGCGGATCCAGGCGTTGACCGCCTGCCGCGCCGCCTCTTTCTGCGGCGAGTAAAAGCCGGGGACCGTAGCGCCGGCGAAGGGCGTCAGGGTTGCGCCGATCGCCTTGATCCCATGGTCGTGCGCGCGCGCGATGAGTTGCCGGTAGGCACCGATGACTTGCTCCGCGGTCCTGACCTCCGTCGGCGGCGCAAAGTAACGCGAACCGATCTTGACCCCTGGCGCGGCGATGTCGTTGATCCCTTCCAGGAGCACGATATGCGTCACGCCCGGCAGCGACAGGACATCCCGGTCGAAGCGGGCCAAGCCGCTTGCGCCGTACCCTTCATGTTGCAACTGATTGCCCGCGATCCCGGCATTCACCACGGACAAACCGGGATCGGCCGCCGCCACGCGCTGCGCGAATTGCGCCGGCCAGCTGCGGTCCGCGTCGGTGGTGGATCCCGCACCGTCGGTGATCGAATCTCCGAATGCCACCAGCAACCGCTGCGAGCGCACCTGCGGCACCAGCACCGAGGTGAGCGCGATGGACGAGGTGGATGTCGCGGCCGGCGCGATACTTGTCTCTCGCGTGTGGTCGCCGGGCACGCTCACCACGGCGTGCTTCAGCGCCAGGGAGTGCAGCGTGCTGGACGTGACCCGTTCCGGAAAGAACAGGCTGATGCTGACCTGCGCGCCCGGCGCGACCTGCAGTTCGACCGGATCGCTGAGCACGGGGGCGCCTGCGGGAACGCTGACGGAGGAATTCCCGCCGAAAGTGAGCGGGCGCAGCGAACCCGGTTCCACGGTCGAAGCATCCGTCGCCACGGCGACGGATGCCGAACCGATCGTCAGCGGCGACGAACCGAGTTCGTTGGACAATCTGACCCGCAACCGGGCACCGCCCACGGACATGCGCACCCGCTGCCGCACCGTCTGCCCGTCGATGTTCGCCAGTGGCTCTTCCGCATCGGCTTCCCCGACCTGAGGACTGGTGGCCCAGCTGGCGATCCATCCCGGCTGAGCCAACGCCGCCTGTGCGTAGGAGGGGCGGGGGCATGCGCCGCCCAGCAATGCGGCGACGAAGGCGGCGGCGATCGAGATGCGGCTCATGGGCGCACGACGGCCTGACGGGAAGCGTCCATGAAGGTCTGGGAAATGGCCGGAAGGGCCTGCAGTCTAGCGAGAACCGCCGGTCCCCGGCGCGACGCGGGAAACCAAGACAGCCACTGCGCCGGGCATTGCAGGAAGGTCCGCGCCAATCCGCACATGGAAACCGCCCGGTACCTGAAGCGTGTCGCAGCTCGCGGCTGGAGCCGTTCCTGTAAAGGCGGGGATTCGAAATTAGGGATTCGGGATTCGTGGTGGCGTCGATGCCGCGTTTTGCATGGGCGTCTTGGCATTGCGACTCCTGTCGCGGCTGAAGCCGCTCCTACAAAAAGCGCGCGCGCTGTTCCCTGTAGGAGCCGCTTCAGCCGCGACAGGAATCACGAATCGCCAGCAACGCCAGGTCACACGCAAAAACGCCGCAACCAGCGCTCTTACGAATCCCCAATCCCAACTCCCCAATCCCGGCTTTTCACCGCTTCACATCGAACCGCGCCGTCCCCACGCAGGCCTGCACGTCGGCCGCGCCCAGCGGATGGAAATCGCCCGGCACCGAGTGCTTCAGGCAGCCGGCGGCCAGGCCGAAGCGGATCGTGGCGGTGTCGTCCCAGTCCTGGCTCAGGCCATGCAGCACGCCCGCGGCGAAGGCGTCGCCGCCGCCGATGCGGTCGACGATGCCGGTCAACTCCTCGGTCGGCGCCTGCGCCACGCGGCCGTCGCGGCGCAGCAGCAGCGCGCCCAGGCTGTGATGGTCCACGCTGTGCGCCACGCGCTGGGTGCAGGCCATCGCCTGCAGCTGCGGGAACGCGGCGAAGGCGTCGCGCGCGCCGGCTTCCACCCGCGCCTGCGCGCTGTCCTGCGGATACTGGTGGCCCAGCACCACGCCCAGGTCGCGGTAGTCGGCGAACAGCACGTCGGCCTGCGCCAGCAGCTGGCGCAGGATGCCCGGCGCGTCGCCGTTCCAGGCCTCCCACAGCTTGGGCCGGTAGTTGCCGTCGAACGACACGCGCACGCCCAGCGCGCGAGCGCTGCGCGCCGCCGCCAGCGCAGCGGCCGCGCCGCGTTCGCCCAGCGCCGGGGTCACCCCGGACAGGTGCAGCCACTGCGCCCCGTGCAGCAGCGCCGGCCAGTCGTAGGCCTCCGCCTCGGCCAGCGCGAATGCAGAACCGGCGCGGTCGTAGGTCACTTCGCTGGGGCGGTGCCCGGCGCCGGTGGTCAGGAAGTACAGGCCCATGCGCCCGGGCACGAAGCGCACGCCGCGGGTGTCCACGCCGTGCCGGCGCAGCTCGCCGGCGGCCGCCTCGCCCAGCGGGTTGTCCGGCAGCACGCTGACCATCGCCACGTCGTGGCCGAAATGCGCCAGCGACACGCCGACATTGGCCTCGGCGCCGCCCACGTGCACGTCCAGGCGCGGCGACTGCAGCAGGCGTTCGTGGCCGGGGGCGCCCAGGCGCAGCAACAGTTCGCCGAAGCAGACGATGCGGGAGGGGGTCATGGCAGGGAACATCCTGGTCGCGCGAAGAGGGGACCAAGCATGCCGGGAACGGCCGCCACGGCCAAGTGGTTTGACTATCGGTGTCATTTTACGCGGCGGCAAACCCCGCCG carries:
- a CDS encoding SGNH/GDSL hydrolase family protein, which codes for MSRISIAAAFVAALLGGACPRPSYAQAALAQPGWIASWATSPQVGEADAEEPLANIDGQTVRQRVRMSVGGARLRVRLSNELGSSPLTIGSASVAVATDASTVEPGSLRPLTFGGNSSVSVPAGAPVLSDPVELQVAPGAQVSISLFFPERVTSSTLHSLALKHAVVSVPGDHTRETSIAPAATSTSSIALTSVLVPQVRSQRLLVAFGDSITDGAGSTTDADRSWPAQFAQRVAAADPGLSVVNAGIAGNQLQHEGYGASGLARFDRDVLSLPGVTHIVLLEGINDIAAPGVKIGSRYFAPPTEVRTAEQVIGAYRQLIARAHDHGIKAIGATLTPFAGATVPGFYSPQKEAARQAVNAWIRNSGAFDAVIDFDAVLRDAEHPLQLQARFASRDRLHPNDAGYAAMADAIDIAVFR
- a CDS encoding PfkB family carbohydrate kinase; the encoded protein is MTPSRIVCFGELLLRLGAPGHERLLQSPRLDVHVGGAEANVGVSLAHFGHDVAMVSVLPDNPLGEAAAGELRRHGVDTRGVRFVPGRMGLYFLTTGAGHRPSEVTYDRAGSAFALAEAEAYDWPALLHGAQWLHLSGVTPALGERGAAAALAAARSARALGVRVSFDGNYRPKLWEAWNGDAPGILRQLLAQADVLFADYRDLGVVLGHQYPQDSAQARVEAGARDAFAAFPQLQAMACTQRVAHSVDHHSLGALLLRRDGRVAQAPTEELTGIVDRIGGGDAFAAGVLHGLSQDWDDTATIRFGLAAGCLKHSVPGDFHPLGAADVQACVGTARFDVKR
- the fabV gene encoding enoyl-ACP reductase FabV; amino-acid sequence: MIIHPKVRGFICTTTHPLGCERNVLEQIEATRARGVRGDGPKKVLVIGASSGYGLASRITAAFGFGADTLGVFFEKPGSDKKAGTAGWYNSAAFDKFAKAQGLYSKSINGDAFSDAARAQVIELVKTEMGGQVDLVVYSLASPVRKLPDTGEVKRSALKPIGQTYTATAIDTNKDTIIEASIEPATEQEIADTVTVMGGQDWELWIDALEGAGVLAPGARTVAFSYIGTEITWPIYWHGALGKAKVDLDQTAQRLDARLQRNGGTANVAVLKSVVTQASAAIPVMPLYISMVYKIMKEKGLHEGTIDQLDRLYRERLYREDGQPAATDEQNRLRLDDWELRDDVQDACKALWPQVTTENLFQLTDYAGYKHEFLKLFGFERKDVDYDADVDPDVRFDCIEL